In a single window of the Coregonus clupeaformis isolate EN_2021a chromosome 10, ASM2061545v1, whole genome shotgun sequence genome:
- the ccdc66 gene encoding coiled-coil domain-containing protein 66 isoform X1: MNLGDGLMFELENGKPRLILTNHHGVDTKNQNKILSRTRPQNALNSKKFPEPVSEEPLRVQRKRAERRTAVPITNTVPVKNDTPMVASNHTKPKAKGSTDHNTKAVAKVPSAKEHRQIATDRPPKTTVKDSLVCLTNEQLQQILSTINNQDVHTQPQTDEQMALKEQQKDLSRPDVTADYGPRGKMTISSKPGPGDGHMHTRMQEERLGGPGLEDTDTVWSTQSCSSHRDLPSAIRSAFVVGEATPVEHAFSAQKKEQHRRWLQDLDQQREEDKLRRRKEKQYLSQAEDHERWAMHFDSPQMRVPLQVPVAAERGKSEPLSSLSHQRTASGALSVAWDGASTYGGDSLGRASVDTTGGFPQKASHLRTMTALLDPAQIEERERKRLKQLEHQRAIEAQVEERRRQREAEEAVRQAVEQEEERRVAQERELLQTQYQLDTQRKRHKEEQHSRKQEELYLSVQRAQEEALKDKHQQRIRELARKGHDVSKLQCSLEGEPGSSRVFNTGSGPYHYQTGREMDTLREETCSTTSLRKDTAVQTEVNPAVRQGCTYTVEALGNRSQAVQTSDIPVEHRPPPPPNAKRYRWEARQEARLAQRNPPGPGAGKENVWLNDLGGRGGGGEGGAGDLYEAFARTDRGQGQRHRGGGRRPEWNTQRPSKPFVPASERYPAGLQHTRQESRLHRQMELMTLMERNTRTPHPPDPEPADPSPPHANYPASTAQGRIKNAITGVTHAMAVHTGRGPPRSPPVPAIKHRLQKQSRGSRPPTQAHGSLQDTVSPPPPSDYVPYLRTDEVYHMDPRAPISRPSTHPQTQQQPHTDAVQCRPISPPQQKDPLLHPELLRNTERQQAILKSLSKLRQGLLQKQKELETGLNPLLIVAEDHH; the protein is encoded by the exons ATGAATCTGGG GGATGGTCTGATGTTCGAACTTGAAAATGGAAAGCCCAGGCTAATTCTAACCAATCATCATG GTGTTGATACGAAGAATCAAAATAAG ATACTCTCTCGAACCAGACCGCAAAATGCTCTCAACTCAAAGAAGTTTCCTGAGCCAGTATCTGAGGAGCCTCTGAGAGTACAGAGGAAACGTGCAGAGAGGAGGACGGCAGTCCCTATCACCAACACTGTGCCAGTCAAGAATGACACTCCAATGGTTGCATCCAATCATACAAAACCAAAGGCCAAGGGCAGCACTGACCACAATACCAAAGCCGTGGCCAAAGTGCCCTCAGCTAAAGAACACAGGCAGATAGCCACTGATAGACCTCCAAAGACCACTGTGAAGGACAGCTTGGTCTGTTTGACCAATGAGCAGCTCCAACAGATCCTCAGCACAATCAACAATCAGGACGTACACACCCAGCCTCAAACAG ATGAACAGATGGCTCTGAAGGAACAGCAGAAAGACCTGAGCAGACCAGATGTCACGGCAGACTATGGCCCAAGGGGAAAAATGACCATCTCATCTAAACCTGGTCCTGGAGATGGTCACATGCACACCAGG ATGCAGGAGGAGAGGCTAGGAGGACCCGGTCTGGAGGACACAGACACAGTGTGGTCCACTCAGAGCTGCAGCAGTCACCGAGACCTCCCTTCTGCTATCAGATCTGCCTTCGTGGTGGGG GAGGCCACCCCAGTAGAACATGCCTTCAGTGCTCAGAAGAAGGAGCAGCATAGGAGATGGCTGCAGGACCTGGACCAGCAGAGGGAGGAGGACAAGCTTCGACGCCGGAAGGAGAAACAGTATCTCAGCCAA gctGAGGACCATGAGCGCTGGGCCATGCACTTTGACTCCCCGCAGATGAGAGTCCCTCTCCAGGTCCCCGTGGCTGCAGAAAGGGGCAAGTCAGAGCCCCTGAGCTCCCTCAGTCACCAGAGGACCGCTTCTGGAGCCCTGTCTGTGGCCTGGGACGGAGCCAGCACCTACGGAGGGGACAGTCTTGGGAGAGCCAGCGTCGACACCACTGGAGGCTTCCCACAGAAGGCCAG CCATCTCCGTACCATGACGGCCCTACTGGACCCAGCCCAGatcgaggagagagagaggaagagactgaaacAGCTGGAGCATCAG CGTGCCATTGAGgctcaggtggaggagaggaggaggcagcgTGAAGCGGAGGAGGCCGTGCGCCAGGCtgtggagcaggaggaggagaggagagtggcgcAGGAGAGAGAGCTGCTTCAGACACAGTACCAGCTTGACactcagagaaagagacacaaggag GAGCAGCACAGTCGGAAGCAGGAGGAGCTTTACCTGAGTGTTCAGCGGGCCCAAGAGGAGGCCCTGAAGGACAAGCACCAGCAGAGGATCAGAGAGCTGGCCAGGAAGGGACACGACGTCTCCAAGCTGCAATGCTCTCTGGAGGGGGAACCTGGCTCGTCACGGG TCTTTAACACCGGCTCAGGACCATACCACTaccagacagggagggagatggacACCCTGAGAGAAGAGACTTGCAGCACCACCTCCCTTAGGAAGGACACGGCAGTCCAGACTG AGGTGAACCCAGCAGTCAGGCAAGGCTGCACATACACAGTGGAGGCTCTAGGTAATCGAAGCCAGGCGGTGCAGACCTCAGACATCCCTGTAGAGCAcagacctcctcctcctcccaacgCCAAGAGGTACAGATGGGAGGCCAGGCAGGAGGCACGGCTGGCCCAGAGGAACCCTCCTGGCCCAGGGGCGGGGAAGGAGAACGTTTGGCTGAACGACctgggaggtagaggaggaggtggagaaggtG GTGCAGGAGACCTGTACGAGGCCTTTGCCCGGACAGACCGAGGCCAGGGCCAGAGACATAGGGGAGGAGGTCGCAGGCCAGAGTGGAACACTCAGAGACCCAGTAAACCCTTTGTCCCAGCATCGGAGCGCTACCCTGCAGGGCTGCAACACACCAGGCAGGAGAGCCGCCTCCACAGGCAGATGGAACTCATGACCCTGATGGAGAGGAACACCAGAACCCCTCACCCCCCTGACCCCGAACCTGCTGACCCCTCGCCACCACATGCCAACTACCCTGCTAGCACTGCACAGGGCAGGATTAAAAATGCTATCACAGGTGTGACACACGCCATGGCTGTTCACACTGGAAG GGGGCCCCCCAGATCCCCTCCAGTTCCTGCCATCAAACACCGCCTTCAGAAGCAGTCCCGTGGCTCCCGCCCCCCTACCCAGGCCCATGGGTCGCTCCAGGACACagtcagccccccccccccctctgacTACGTCCCCTACCTGAGGACCGATGAGGTGTACCACATGGATCCCCGTGCCCCCATCTCCAGACCCTCTACACATCCACAGACACAGCAACAGCCACACACAG ATGCGGTCCAGTGCAGGCCCATTAGCCCTCCCCAACAGAAGGACCCGCTGCTCCACCCAGAGCTGCTTaggaacacagagagacagcaggcCATACTGAAGAGCCTCTCAAAGCTACGGCAG GGTTTGTTACAGAAGCAGAAAGAGCTGGAGACAGGACTGAACCCTTTGTTGATCGTTGCTGAGGACCACCACTGA
- the ccdc66 gene encoding coiled-coil domain-containing protein 66 isoform X5 yields MNLGDGLMFELENGKPRLILTNHHGVDTKNQNKILSRTRPQNALNSKKFPEPVSEEPLRVQRKRAERRTAVPITNTVPVKNDTPMVASNHTKPKAKGSTDHNTKAVAKVPSAKEHRQIATDRPPKTTVKDSLVCLTNEQLQQILSTINNQDVHTQPQTDEQMALKEQQKDLSRPDVTADYGPRGKMTISSKPGPGDGHMHTRMQEERLGGPGLEDTDTVWSTQSCSSHRDLPSAIRSAFVVGEATPVEHAFSAQKKEQHRRWLQDLDQQREEDKLRRRKEKQYLSQAEDHERWAMHFDSPQMRVPLQVPVAAERGKSEPLSSLSHQRTASGALSVAWDGASTYGGDSLGRASVDTTGGFPQKASHLRTMTALLDPAQIEERERKRLKQLEHQRAIEAQVEERRRQREAEEAVRQAVEQEEERRVAQERELLQTQYQLDTQRKRHKEEQHSRKQEELYLSVQRAQEEALKDKHQQRIRELARKGHDVSKLQCSLEGEPGSSRVFNTGSGPYHYQTGREMDTLREETCSTTSLRKDTAVQTEVNPAVRQGCTYTVEALGNRSQAVQTSDIPVEHRPPPPPNAKRYRWEARQEARLAQRNPPGPGAGKENVWLNDLGGRGGGGEGGAGDLYEAFARTDRGQGQRHRGGGRRPEWNTQRPSKPFVPASERYPAGLQHTRQESRLHRQMELMTLMERNTRTPHPPDPEPADPSPPHANYPASTAQGRIKNAITGVTHAMAVHTGRSPPVPAIKHRLQKQSRGSRPPTQAHGSLQDTVSPPPPSDYVPYLRTDEVYHMDPRAPISRPSTHPQTQQQPHTDAVQCRPISPPQQKDPLLHPELLRNTERQQAILKSLSKLRQGLLQKQKELETGLNPLLIVAEDHH; encoded by the exons ATGAATCTGGG GGATGGTCTGATGTTCGAACTTGAAAATGGAAAGCCCAGGCTAATTCTAACCAATCATCATG GTGTTGATACGAAGAATCAAAATAAG ATACTCTCTCGAACCAGACCGCAAAATGCTCTCAACTCAAAGAAGTTTCCTGAGCCAGTATCTGAGGAGCCTCTGAGAGTACAGAGGAAACGTGCAGAGAGGAGGACGGCAGTCCCTATCACCAACACTGTGCCAGTCAAGAATGACACTCCAATGGTTGCATCCAATCATACAAAACCAAAGGCCAAGGGCAGCACTGACCACAATACCAAAGCCGTGGCCAAAGTGCCCTCAGCTAAAGAACACAGGCAGATAGCCACTGATAGACCTCCAAAGACCACTGTGAAGGACAGCTTGGTCTGTTTGACCAATGAGCAGCTCCAACAGATCCTCAGCACAATCAACAATCAGGACGTACACACCCAGCCTCAAACAG ATGAACAGATGGCTCTGAAGGAACAGCAGAAAGACCTGAGCAGACCAGATGTCACGGCAGACTATGGCCCAAGGGGAAAAATGACCATCTCATCTAAACCTGGTCCTGGAGATGGTCACATGCACACCAGG ATGCAGGAGGAGAGGCTAGGAGGACCCGGTCTGGAGGACACAGACACAGTGTGGTCCACTCAGAGCTGCAGCAGTCACCGAGACCTCCCTTCTGCTATCAGATCTGCCTTCGTGGTGGGG GAGGCCACCCCAGTAGAACATGCCTTCAGTGCTCAGAAGAAGGAGCAGCATAGGAGATGGCTGCAGGACCTGGACCAGCAGAGGGAGGAGGACAAGCTTCGACGCCGGAAGGAGAAACAGTATCTCAGCCAA gctGAGGACCATGAGCGCTGGGCCATGCACTTTGACTCCCCGCAGATGAGAGTCCCTCTCCAGGTCCCCGTGGCTGCAGAAAGGGGCAAGTCAGAGCCCCTGAGCTCCCTCAGTCACCAGAGGACCGCTTCTGGAGCCCTGTCTGTGGCCTGGGACGGAGCCAGCACCTACGGAGGGGACAGTCTTGGGAGAGCCAGCGTCGACACCACTGGAGGCTTCCCACAGAAGGCCAG CCATCTCCGTACCATGACGGCCCTACTGGACCCAGCCCAGatcgaggagagagagaggaagagactgaaacAGCTGGAGCATCAG CGTGCCATTGAGgctcaggtggaggagaggaggaggcagcgTGAAGCGGAGGAGGCCGTGCGCCAGGCtgtggagcaggaggaggagaggagagtggcgcAGGAGAGAGAGCTGCTTCAGACACAGTACCAGCTTGACactcagagaaagagacacaaggag GAGCAGCACAGTCGGAAGCAGGAGGAGCTTTACCTGAGTGTTCAGCGGGCCCAAGAGGAGGCCCTGAAGGACAAGCACCAGCAGAGGATCAGAGAGCTGGCCAGGAAGGGACACGACGTCTCCAAGCTGCAATGCTCTCTGGAGGGGGAACCTGGCTCGTCACGGG TCTTTAACACCGGCTCAGGACCATACCACTaccagacagggagggagatggacACCCTGAGAGAAGAGACTTGCAGCACCACCTCCCTTAGGAAGGACACGGCAGTCCAGACTG AGGTGAACCCAGCAGTCAGGCAAGGCTGCACATACACAGTGGAGGCTCTAGGTAATCGAAGCCAGGCGGTGCAGACCTCAGACATCCCTGTAGAGCAcagacctcctcctcctcccaacgCCAAGAGGTACAGATGGGAGGCCAGGCAGGAGGCACGGCTGGCCCAGAGGAACCCTCCTGGCCCAGGGGCGGGGAAGGAGAACGTTTGGCTGAACGACctgggaggtagaggaggaggtggagaaggtG GTGCAGGAGACCTGTACGAGGCCTTTGCCCGGACAGACCGAGGCCAGGGCCAGAGACATAGGGGAGGAGGTCGCAGGCCAGAGTGGAACACTCAGAGACCCAGTAAACCCTTTGTCCCAGCATCGGAGCGCTACCCTGCAGGGCTGCAACACACCAGGCAGGAGAGCCGCCTCCACAGGCAGATGGAACTCATGACCCTGATGGAGAGGAACACCAGAACCCCTCACCCCCCTGACCCCGAACCTGCTGACCCCTCGCCACCACATGCCAACTACCCTGCTAGCACTGCACAGGGCAGGATTAAAAATGCTATCACAGGTGTGACACACGCCATGGCTGTTCACACTGGAAG ATCCCCTCCAGTTCCTGCCATCAAACACCGCCTTCAGAAGCAGTCCCGTGGCTCCCGCCCCCCTACCCAGGCCCATGGGTCGCTCCAGGACACagtcagccccccccccccctctgacTACGTCCCCTACCTGAGGACCGATGAGGTGTACCACATGGATCCCCGTGCCCCCATCTCCAGACCCTCTACACATCCACAGACACAGCAACAGCCACACACAG ATGCGGTCCAGTGCAGGCCCATTAGCCCTCCCCAACAGAAGGACCCGCTGCTCCACCCAGAGCTGCTTaggaacacagagagacagcaggcCATACTGAAGAGCCTCTCAAAGCTACGGCAG GGTTTGTTACAGAAGCAGAAAGAGCTGGAGACAGGACTGAACCCTTTGTTGATCGTTGCTGAGGACCACCACTGA